In one window of Thermus oshimai DSM 12092 DNA:
- the acs gene encoding acetate--CoA ligase — protein MDRIEGVLKEERVFYPSEAFRQKAHIKSEEEYQRLYQESIQDPEGFWGRVASELHWFTPWQKVLEGELPHPKWFVGGKTNLSYNALDRHVETWRRNKAAIVWEGEPGEERVLTYHDLWREVQKFANVLKRLGVKKGDRVTIYLPMIPEAAIAMLACTRIGAVHSVVFGGFSAGALADRIKDAEAKVLITADGGYRRGGIVPLKQNADEALKDTPSVEHVVVVRRTGEEVPMVPGRDHWWHELMEAASDRCEPEPMEAEEPLFILYTSGSTGKPKGVLHTLGGYMTYVYLTTKLVFDLKDEDVYWCTADVGWITGHSYVVYGPLLNGATTVMYEGAPNWPEPDRFWRIVDKYGVTILYTAPTAIRSFMRWGEGWPLKHRLDTLRLLGTVGEPINPEAWLWYYNVIGKGRCPIVDTWWQTETGGIMITTLPGAHAMKPGHAGKPFFGVVPEILDSEHRPVENPDEGGHLCITRPWPSMLRTVWGDPGRFIQQYFSQHPGVYFTGDGARRDKDGYYLIQGRVDDVLNVAGHRLGTMEIESALVSHPAVAEAAVVGRPDPVKGEGIVAFVTLKEGHSPSDALRDELKAHVAKVIGPIARPDEVRFTDALPKTRSGKIMRRLLRQIAAGEKEIKGDTSTLEDQRVVEKLKEEA, from the coding sequence ATGGACCGCATTGAGGGCGTCTTGAAGGAAGAGCGGGTGTTCTACCCCAGCGAGGCCTTCCGGCAAAAGGCCCACATCAAGAGCGAGGAGGAGTACCAGCGGCTTTACCAGGAAAGCATCCAGGACCCCGAAGGGTTCTGGGGACGGGTGGCCTCCGAACTCCACTGGTTCACCCCCTGGCAGAAGGTCCTGGAAGGGGAGCTGCCCCACCCCAAGTGGTTCGTAGGGGGCAAGACCAACCTCTCCTACAACGCCTTAGACCGCCACGTGGAAACCTGGCGCAGGAACAAGGCGGCCATCGTCTGGGAAGGGGAGCCGGGGGAGGAAAGGGTCCTCACCTACCACGACCTCTGGCGGGAGGTGCAGAAGTTCGCCAACGTCCTGAAGCGCCTGGGGGTCAAGAAGGGGGATCGGGTCACCATCTACCTGCCCATGATCCCCGAGGCGGCCATCGCCATGCTGGCCTGCACCCGCATCGGGGCGGTGCACAGCGTGGTCTTCGGCGGCTTCTCCGCGGGGGCCCTGGCGGACCGGATCAAGGACGCGGAGGCCAAGGTCCTCATCACCGCGGACGGGGGGTACCGGCGGGGGGGCATCGTCCCCTTGAAGCAAAACGCCGACGAGGCCCTGAAGGACACCCCCAGCGTGGAGCACGTGGTGGTGGTGCGGCGCACGGGGGAGGAGGTGCCCATGGTCCCGGGGCGGGACCACTGGTGGCACGAGCTCATGGAGGCGGCCTCGGACCGCTGCGAGCCCGAGCCCATGGAGGCCGAGGAGCCCCTCTTCATCCTCTACACCTCCGGCTCCACGGGCAAGCCCAAAGGGGTCCTCCACACCCTGGGCGGGTACATGACCTACGTCTACCTCACCACCAAGCTGGTCTTTGACCTCAAGGACGAGGACGTCTACTGGTGCACCGCGGACGTGGGCTGGATCACCGGCCACTCCTATGTGGTCTACGGCCCCCTGCTCAACGGGGCCACCACGGTGATGTACGAGGGGGCCCCCAACTGGCCGGAGCCCGACCGCTTCTGGCGCATCGTGGACAAGTACGGGGTCACCATCCTCTACACCGCCCCCACCGCCATCCGCTCCTTCATGCGCTGGGGGGAGGGCTGGCCCCTGAAGCACCGCCTGGACACCCTAAGGCTTCTCGGCACGGTGGGGGAGCCCATCAACCCCGAGGCCTGGCTCTGGTACTACAACGTCATCGGCAAGGGGCGCTGCCCCATCGTGGACACCTGGTGGCAGACGGAGACCGGGGGGATCATGATCACCACCCTCCCCGGGGCCCACGCCATGAAGCCCGGCCACGCGGGCAAGCCCTTCTTCGGGGTGGTGCCGGAGATCCTGGACAGCGAGCACCGCCCGGTGGAAAACCCCGACGAGGGCGGGCACCTCTGCATCACCCGCCCCTGGCCCAGCATGCTCCGCACGGTCTGGGGGGACCCGGGCCGCTTCATCCAGCAGTACTTCAGCCAGCACCCCGGGGTGTACTTCACCGGGGACGGGGCCCGGCGGGACAAGGACGGCTACTACCTCATCCAGGGCCGGGTGGACGACGTCTTGAACGTGGCCGGGCACCGCCTCGGCACCATGGAGATCGAGTCCGCCCTGGTCTCCCACCCCGCGGTGGCCGAGGCCGCGGTGGTGGGCCGCCCCGATCCCGTGAAGGGGGAGGGCATCGTGGCCTTCGTGACCCTCAAGGAAGGGCACAGCCCTTCCGATGCCCTCCGGGATGAGCTCAAGGCCCACGTGGCCAAGGTCATCGGCCCCATCGCCCGGCCGGACGAGGTCCGCTTCACCGACGCCCTGCCCAAGACCCGCTCGGGCAAGATCATGCGCCGCCTCCTGCGCCAGATCGCCGCGGGGGAGAAGGAGATCAAGGGGGACACCTCCACCCTCGAGGACCAGCGGGTGGTGGAGAAGCTGAAGGAGGAGGCCTAA
- the secA gene encoding preprotein translocase subunit SecA — protein MLGLLRRLFDNNEKEIARYRKQVVEPTNALEAEVEKIADLASAYRELKEKHQKGAPLDELLPMAFALTRESAKRYLGMRHFDVQLIGGAVLHEGKIAEMKTGEGKTLVATLAVALNALTGKGVHVVTVNDYLARRDAEWMGPVYRGLGLSVGVIQHSSTPEERRRAYLADVTYVTNSELGFDYLRDNMAISPDQLVLRHDTPLHYAIIDEVDSILIDEARTPLIISGPAEKATDLYYKMAEIAKKLERGLPAEPGVRKEPTGDYTIEEKNRSVHLTLQGIAKAERLLGVEGLFSPENMELAHMLIQAIRAKELYHRDRDYIVQDGQVIIVDEFTGRLMPGRRYGEGLHQAIEAKEGVRIERENQTLATITYQNFFRLYEKRAGMTGTAKTEEKEFQEIYGMDVVVVPTNRPMIRQDFPDVVYRTEKGKFYAVVEEIAEKYEKGQPVLVGTISIEKSERLSQMLKEPRLYLPRLEMRVELFKKAIAKQGGEGWDRLKKLLERPGQLRDEDLKPFEELIPQKGNIRTAWEGLKRAVHTLEVLRQGIPHQVLNAKHHAREAEIVAQAGRSKTVTISTNMAGRGTDIKLGGNPEYLAAALLEKEGFNRYEWKVELFIKKMVAGQEEEAKALAEELGVKPELLERIREIREECKRDEERVRQLGGLFILGTERHESRRIDNQLRGRAGRQGDPGGSRFYVSFDDDLMRLFASDRVIAMLDRMGFDDSEPIEHPMVTRSIERAQKRVEDRNFAIRKQLLQFDDVMARQREVIYAQRRLILLGKDEEVREAATGMVEETVAALAENFLNPQVHPEDWDLEGLKTALLDTAPQLADFPFEELRALKPEEGVDRLVEAALKAYEAREAELSPPLMRAVERFVILNVVDSAWKEHLHNLDVLRQGIFLRGYGQKDPFQEYKIEATRLFNEMVAFIKGEVAKFLFRLKVEAEPVRPVREAPFVPVPEKEEAPPPFGVERKRAPTPPPQPGLSRAERRRLMREEKKKKK, from the coding sequence ATGTTGGGTCTTCTCAGGCGGCTTTTTGACAACAACGAAAAGGAAATCGCCCGCTACCGCAAGCAGGTGGTGGAGCCCACCAACGCCCTCGAGGCCGAGGTGGAAAAGATCGCGGACCTGGCCTCGGCCTACCGGGAGCTTAAGGAAAAGCACCAAAAGGGGGCCCCCCTGGACGAGCTCCTCCCCATGGCCTTCGCCCTCACCCGGGAGTCCGCCAAGCGCTACCTGGGCATGCGCCACTTTGACGTGCAGCTCATCGGCGGGGCGGTGCTCCACGAGGGCAAGATCGCCGAGATGAAGACCGGGGAGGGCAAGACCCTGGTGGCCACCCTGGCCGTAGCCCTCAACGCCCTCACCGGCAAGGGCGTGCACGTGGTGACGGTGAACGACTACCTGGCCCGGCGGGACGCGGAGTGGATGGGGCCCGTCTACCGGGGCCTGGGGCTTAGCGTGGGGGTGATCCAGCACAGCTCCACCCCCGAGGAGCGGCGGAGGGCCTACCTGGCGGACGTCACCTACGTGACCAACTCCGAGCTGGGCTTTGACTACCTCCGGGACAACATGGCCATCAGCCCGGACCAGCTGGTCCTCCGCCACGACACCCCCCTCCACTACGCCATCATCGACGAGGTGGACTCCATTCTCATCGACGAGGCCCGCACCCCCCTCATCATCTCCGGCCCCGCGGAGAAGGCCACCGACCTCTACTACAAGATGGCGGAGATCGCCAAGAAGCTGGAGAGAGGCCTCCCCGCGGAGCCCGGGGTGCGCAAGGAGCCCACGGGGGACTATACCATCGAGGAGAAGAACCGCTCCGTCCACCTCACCCTCCAGGGCATCGCCAAGGCGGAGAGGCTCCTTGGGGTGGAGGGGCTTTTCAGCCCGGAGAACATGGAGCTCGCCCACATGCTCATCCAGGCCATCCGGGCCAAGGAGCTCTACCACCGGGACCGGGACTACATCGTCCAAGACGGCCAGGTCATCATCGTGGACGAGTTCACGGGCCGCCTCATGCCCGGGCGCCGCTACGGGGAGGGCCTCCACCAGGCCATAGAGGCCAAGGAGGGGGTCCGGATTGAAAGGGAGAACCAGACCCTGGCCACCATCACCTACCAGAACTTCTTCCGCCTCTACGAGAAGCGGGCGGGCATGACCGGCACCGCCAAGACCGAGGAGAAGGAGTTCCAGGAGATCTACGGCATGGACGTGGTGGTGGTCCCCACCAACCGCCCCATGATCCGCCAGGACTTCCCCGACGTGGTCTACCGCACGGAGAAGGGGAAGTTCTACGCGGTGGTGGAGGAGATCGCGGAGAAGTACGAGAAGGGCCAGCCCGTCCTGGTGGGCACCATCAGCATTGAGAAATCCGAAAGGCTTTCCCAGATGCTGAAGGAGCCCCGCCTCTACCTCCCCCGCCTGGAGATGCGGGTGGAGCTCTTCAAAAAGGCCATAGCCAAGCAGGGGGGGGAGGGCTGGGACCGGCTTAAGAAGCTCCTGGAACGCCCCGGCCAGCTTAGGGACGAGGACCTGAAGCCCTTTGAGGAGCTCATCCCCCAGAAGGGGAATATCCGCACCGCCTGGGAAGGGCTAAAGCGGGCGGTGCACACCCTGGAGGTCCTCCGCCAGGGCATCCCCCACCAGGTCCTAAACGCCAAGCACCACGCCCGGGAGGCGGAGATCGTGGCCCAGGCGGGGCGCTCCAAGACCGTCACCATCTCCACCAACATGGCGGGCCGGGGCACGGACATCAAGCTCGGGGGCAACCCCGAGTACCTGGCCGCGGCCCTTTTGGAGAAGGAGGGCTTCAACCGCTACGAGTGGAAGGTGGAGCTCTTCATCAAGAAGATGGTGGCGGGGCAGGAGGAGGAGGCGAAGGCCCTGGCGGAGGAGCTTGGGGTGAAGCCCGAGCTTCTGGAGAGGATCCGCGAGATCCGGGAGGAGTGCAAGCGGGACGAGGAGAGGGTGCGCCAGCTTGGGGGGCTTTTCATCCTGGGCACCGAGCGGCACGAGTCCCGGCGCATCGACAACCAGCTCCGGGGCCGGGCGGGCCGCCAGGGGGACCCGGGGGGGAGCCGGTTCTACGTCTCCTTTGACGACGACCTCATGCGCCTCTTTGCCTCCGACCGGGTCATCGCCATGCTGGACCGCATGGGCTTTGACGACTCCGAGCCCATTGAGCACCCCATGGTCACCCGCTCCATAGAACGGGCCCAAAAGCGGGTGGAGGACCGCAACTTCGCCATCCGCAAACAGCTCCTCCAGTTTGACGACGTGATGGCCCGCCAGCGGGAGGTCATCTACGCCCAGCGCCGCCTCATCCTCTTGGGGAAGGACGAGGAGGTGCGGGAGGCCGCCACCGGCATGGTGGAGGAGACGGTGGCCGCCCTGGCGGAGAACTTCCTAAACCCCCAGGTCCACCCCGAGGACTGGGACCTGGAGGGCTTGAAGACCGCCCTTCTGGACACCGCCCCCCAGCTTGCGGACTTCCCCTTTGAGGAGCTTCGGGCTCTGAAGCCCGAAGAGGGGGTGGACCGCCTGGTGGAGGCGGCCCTAAAGGCCTACGAGGCCCGGGAGGCCGAGCTTTCGCCCCCCCTCATGCGGGCGGTGGAGCGCTTTGTGATCCTCAACGTGGTGGACTCCGCCTGGAAGGAGCACCTCCACAACCTGGACGTGCTCCGCCAGGGCATCTTCCTCCGGGGCTACGGCCAGAAGGACCCCTTCCAGGAGTACAAGATCGAGGCCACCCGCCTTTTCAACGAGATGGTGGCCTTCATCAAGGGGGAGGTGGCCAAGTTCCTCTTCCGCCTCAAGGTGGAGGCCGAGCCCGTGCGCCCCGTGCGGGAGGCCCCCTTCGTCCCGGTGCCGGAGAAGGAGGAGGCCCCGCCGCCCTTTGGGGTGGAGCGGAAACGCGCCCCCACCCCGCCGCCCCAGCCGGGCCTTTCCCGGGCGGAGCGCCGGCGGCTCATGCGGGAGGAGAAGAAAAAGAAGAAGTAA
- a CDS encoding nuclear transport factor 2 family protein — protein MESEAELWAFLEEHLRSIYEGDPEGYRATTHEELSLYEWFVTPHRLDGLPFHLFMTERRWATGGRPYRLDLLERRLQRYGDVAIFSYTLLLTVEEEGGLRHRAVNESRVAVRFPEGWKVVHVHKSPAG, from the coding sequence ATGGAGAGCGAAGCCGAGCTCTGGGCCTTTTTGGAGGAGCACCTCAGGAGCATCTACGAAGGGGACCCGGAGGGCTACCGGGCCACCACCCACGAGGAGCTCTCCCTCTATGAGTGGTTCGTGACCCCCCACCGCCTGGACGGCCTCCCCTTCCACCTCTTCATGACCGAGCGGCGCTGGGCCACGGGGGGCAGGCCCTACCGGCTGGACCTTCTGGAAAGAAGGCTCCAGCGCTACGGGGACGTGGCCATCTTCAGCTACACCCTCCTCCTCACCGTGGAGGAGGAGGGGGGCCTAAGGCACCGGGCGGTGAACGAAAGCCGGGTGGCGGTGCGCTTTCCCGAGGGGTGGAAGGTGGTGCACGTCCACAAGAGCCCGGCGGGCTAA
- a CDS encoding acetate--CoA ligase has product MAVEKLLKEAERLWAPEALRQGANLKDFQGEYRRSLEDPEGFWGAWARRFHWEVPFARVLEWNLPEHRWFLGGRTNAVYNALERNVERGLRNKVALLYLSEDGREEKLTYGELLDRVRRLATGLRALGVGPGDRVVVYMPLTLEGVLTMLATAYLGAIHSVVYAGLGVGALRERILDAGAKVLIAGDVGYRRGKVVDLRSIAEEAIRDLPLKVVWFQRLGKAELPPGHHDFEELLWGHPPEARAEMVDAEHPLFILYTSGSTGKPKGVVHVHGGYMVGTTYHLRTFFDVKDDDLFWATSDIGWIVGHSYIVYAPLLEGITSLLREGAPDHPDPGAFWKVVERHRVNVMFTAPTAVRMFMKFGPEWPKKYDLSSLRLIAVAGEPLNPEALRWAYAHLADGGRRGFVADNWWQTELGGPTLGTPLTLPAKPGFAGVALPGVEAGVVDEEGRPVPPGKGGLLVLKRPFPHMMRTVWGNHERYLQYWREVPGGVYAAGDVASQDEEGYYSVLGRADDVLNVAGHRIGTADVESALVSHPAVAEAAVIGVPDPLKGEAIKAFVVLRSGHTPSEELKESLVAHVRRELGPIATPSEVVFLDKLPKTRSGKILRRLLKAQELGKDPGDLSTLEE; this is encoded by the coding sequence ATGGCGGTGGAAAAACTCCTTAAGGAAGCGGAACGGCTTTGGGCACCGGAGGCCTTGCGCCAGGGGGCGAACCTCAAGGACTTCCAAGGGGAGTACCGGCGGAGCCTCGAGGACCCCGAGGGGTTCTGGGGGGCGTGGGCCAGGCGCTTCCACTGGGAGGTCCCCTTCGCGAGGGTGCTGGAGTGGAACCTCCCCGAGCACCGCTGGTTCTTGGGGGGCCGGACCAACGCGGTCTACAACGCCCTGGAAAGGAACGTGGAGCGGGGCCTACGGAACAAGGTGGCCCTCCTCTACCTCTCCGAGGACGGGCGGGAGGAAAAGCTCACCTACGGGGAGCTTCTGGACCGGGTGCGCCGCCTGGCCACGGGGCTAAGGGCGCTCGGGGTGGGGCCGGGGGACCGGGTGGTGGTCTACATGCCCCTCACCCTGGAGGGGGTCCTGACCATGCTGGCCACCGCCTACCTGGGGGCCATCCACAGCGTGGTCTACGCGGGGCTTGGGGTGGGGGCCTTGAGGGAGCGCATCCTGGACGCGGGGGCCAAGGTCCTCATCGCCGGGGACGTGGGGTACCGGCGGGGCAAGGTGGTGGACCTGCGCTCCATCGCCGAGGAGGCCATCCGGGACCTCCCCCTCAAGGTGGTCTGGTTCCAGCGCCTGGGGAAGGCGGAGCTTCCCCCCGGCCACCACGATTTTGAGGAGCTCCTCTGGGGCCACCCCCCCGAGGCCCGGGCGGAGATGGTGGACGCGGAACACCCCCTCTTCATCCTCTACACCTCGGGCTCCACGGGCAAGCCCAAGGGGGTGGTACACGTGCACGGGGGGTACATGGTGGGCACCACCTACCACCTGCGCACCTTCTTTGACGTGAAGGACGACGACCTCTTCTGGGCCACCAGCGACATCGGCTGGATCGTGGGCCACTCCTACATCGTCTACGCCCCCCTCCTGGAAGGGATCACGAGCCTCCTCAGGGAAGGGGCGCCCGACCATCCGGACCCCGGGGCCTTCTGGAAGGTGGTGGAGCGCCACCGGGTGAACGTGATGTTCACCGCCCCCACCGCGGTGCGCATGTTCATGAAGTTCGGCCCCGAGTGGCCCAAAAAGTACGACCTCTCCTCCCTGCGCCTCATCGCCGTGGCCGGGGAGCCCCTGAACCCCGAGGCCCTCCGCTGGGCCTACGCCCACCTGGCGGACGGGGGGCGGCGGGGCTTCGTGGCCGACAACTGGTGGCAGACGGAGCTCGGGGGGCCCACCCTGGGCACCCCCCTCACCCTCCCCGCCAAGCCGGGCTTCGCCGGGGTGGCCCTCCCCGGGGTGGAGGCGGGGGTGGTGGACGAGGAGGGGCGGCCCGTGCCCCCGGGGAAGGGGGGGCTTTTGGTGCTCAAAAGGCCCTTCCCCCACATGATGCGCACCGTCTGGGGGAACCACGAGCGCTACCTCCAGTACTGGCGGGAGGTCCCGGGCGGGGTCTACGCCGCCGGGGACGTGGCCAGCCAGGACGAGGAGGGGTACTATAGCGTCCTCGGGCGGGCGGACGACGTCCTGAACGTGGCCGGGCACCGCATCGGCACCGCGGACGTGGAAAGCGCCCTGGTTTCCCATCCTGCGGTGGCCGAAGCCGCGGTCATCGGCGTGCCCGACCCCCTGAAGGGGGAGGCCATCAAGGCCTTCGTGGTCCTCCGCTCTGGACACACCCCTTCGGAGGAGCTAAAAGAAAGCCTCGTCGCCCACGTGCGCCGGGAGCTCGGCCCCATCGCCACCCCTAGCGAGGTGGTCTTCCTGGACAAGCTCCCCAAGACCCGTTCGGGGAAGATCCTGAGGCGCCTCCTGAAGGCCCAGGAGCTTGGGAAGGACCCTGGGGACCTCTCCACCCTCGAGGAGTAA
- the tsaD gene encoding tRNA (adenosine(37)-N6)-threonylcarbamoyltransferase complex transferase subunit TsaD, whose product MWVLGIDTSCDDTGVGLVRDGRVVVNLVASQVALHEAFGGVVPELASREHLKVLRPLTERALGEAGIGPEDLGLIAATRGPGLIGALLVGYTFAKGLAWALGKPFYAIHHLEAHMAAAWPEDLAPPFLALVASGGHTHLFLVEDLGRYRLLGATRDDAAGEGFDKVARLLGLGFPGGPEIERLAQEAEEKAPFPVPLKGQEGLDFSFSGLKTQAIRLLEAGWPKAAIAKGFQEAAIAHLGEVVLKAVERTGLKTLLVAGGVAANRALQARFQEAGLRVFFPPKGLSQDNGAMVALAAWRRHQRGFPPSPLSLGATPYWPLEEA is encoded by the coding sequence GTGTGGGTCTTAGGGATTGACACCTCCTGCGACGACACCGGGGTGGGCCTCGTGCGGGACGGGAGGGTGGTGGTGAACCTGGTGGCGAGCCAGGTGGCCCTCCACGAGGCCTTTGGGGGGGTGGTGCCGGAGCTGGCCAGCCGGGAGCACCTGAAGGTCTTAAGACCCCTCACGGAACGGGCCCTAGGAGAGGCGGGGATCGGGCCGGAGGACCTCGGCCTCATCGCCGCCACCCGGGGCCCGGGGCTCATCGGGGCCCTTCTCGTGGGCTACACCTTCGCCAAGGGGCTCGCCTGGGCCTTGGGAAAGCCCTTCTACGCAATCCACCACCTCGAGGCCCACATGGCCGCCGCCTGGCCCGAAGACCTGGCCCCCCCCTTCCTGGCCCTGGTGGCCTCCGGCGGGCACACCCACCTCTTCCTGGTGGAGGACCTGGGCCGCTACCGCCTCCTCGGGGCCACCCGGGACGACGCCGCGGGGGAGGGGTTTGACAAGGTGGCTCGCCTCCTGGGCCTCGGCTTCCCGGGGGGGCCGGAGATCGAGCGGCTGGCCCAGGAGGCCGAGGAGAAGGCCCCCTTCCCCGTGCCCCTCAAGGGGCAGGAGGGGCTGGACTTCAGCTTCTCCGGCCTCAAGACCCAGGCCATCCGGCTTTTGGAGGCGGGCTGGCCCAAGGCGGCCATCGCCAAGGGCTTCCAGGAGGCGGCCATCGCCCACCTGGGGGAGGTGGTCCTAAAGGCCGTGGAGCGGACGGGGCTCAAAACCCTCCTGGTGGCGGGCGGGGTGGCGGCGAACCGGGCCCTACAGGCCCGCTTCCAGGAGGCGGGGCTGAGGGTCTTCTTCCCCCCCAAGGGGCTTTCCCAGGACAACGGGGCCATGGTGGCCCTGGCGGCCTGGCGCCGCCACCAAAGGGGCTTCCCCCCAAGCCCCTTAAGCCTCGGGGCCACCCCCTACTGGCCCCTGGAGGAGGCCTAG
- a CDS encoding AMP-binding protein has protein sequence MARKRSLSTVQAALRLLAYLAEHPEGVEVKEVARLLGKSLSTAYALLNSLVEEGFAVKTEGGYRLGSTKPVPQPSSFLEEALEELYLRTRERCYLALPTPEGIRLKSRGRQGQPHPLGEALPEEAHALALGKVFLAYGALPTPSLRSRTPYTLTDPLALEEELKRVRESGLAVEMEEYALGLSALAAPLLGPKGELLGALGVVVPSRRFPFAFSRLARALSEVARVPAHLTPPEPPNLPPPEEGPLRVEKVEPPRALKEGANLGDFLAAYRASLEDPEGFWGGFARGFYWEKPWRVAYAPEERAWFQGGLTNAALNALDRHLPERAQQVALLTLDGEGHLSKWTYRELTELSSRLAGVLKALGVGPGDRVAVYLPTGLEAALTLLACARIGAVHVALPLGLGPEALRERLKQVGAKLLVAADGYYRRGRFIPLTQGVEEAAEGLPILWHRRGTSEFLERVSEGKPQDPLPVPSDHPLFLLHTSGSTGKPKGVVHGHGGYMVGVAWALRHLFDLKPGEVFHSTADLFWIVGHSFGLYAPLFLGGTSLLLEDRPDHPSPAAFYGRMAALGVDLLLTSPTLLRALRRHGEARPTRLRLLGSVGEALAPEVWRWTREHLAWPLDNWWQTELGAPALATPLALPAKPGFVGVPLPGVEARVVGPKGEVLPPGEKGHLVLLRAGPAQMVGLLGGASPWQGGMYWTGDLAVMDEEGYFRILGRTDEVIKVGEARLGTAEVEAALLTHPQVAEAAAIGVPGEEGEEIAAFVVPRSKELPEELKPLLAEKLKAHLLRHLGPLPPPRIFFVETLPRTRSGKILRRVLKAELLGLNPGDTSGLEEEYGGGKTP, from the coding sequence ATGGCCCGCAAGCGGAGCCTTTCCACCGTTCAGGCGGCCCTGCGCCTCCTCGCCTACCTGGCGGAGCACCCCGAAGGGGTGGAGGTGAAGGAGGTGGCCCGCCTTTTGGGCAAAAGCCTCTCCACCGCCTACGCCCTGCTTAACAGCCTGGTGGAGGAAGGCTTCGCCGTCAAGACCGAGGGGGGCTACCGCCTGGGGAGCACCAAGCCCGTGCCCCAGCCCTCGAGCTTCTTGGAAGAGGCCCTGGAGGAGCTTTACCTGCGCACCCGGGAGCGGTGCTACCTGGCCCTCCCCACCCCGGAAGGGATCCGGCTCAAAAGCCGGGGGCGGCAGGGCCAGCCCCACCCCCTGGGGGAGGCCCTGCCCGAGGAGGCCCACGCCCTGGCCCTGGGCAAGGTCTTCCTGGCCTACGGGGCCCTGCCCACGCCCTCCTTGCGCTCCCGGACCCCCTACACCCTCACCGATCCCCTGGCCCTGGAGGAGGAGCTGAAAAGGGTGCGGGAAAGCGGCCTGGCGGTGGAGATGGAGGAGTACGCCCTGGGGCTTTCCGCCCTGGCGGCCCCCCTCCTCGGGCCTAAAGGGGAGCTCCTCGGGGCGCTAGGGGTGGTGGTGCCGAGCCGCCGCTTTCCCTTCGCCTTCAGCCGCCTGGCCCGGGCCCTTTCCGAGGTGGCCCGGGTGCCCGCCCACCTCACCCCCCCCGAGCCCCCAAACCTCCCCCCACCCGAGGAGGGGCCCTTGCGGGTGGAAAAGGTGGAGCCCCCCCGGGCTCTGAAGGAGGGGGCCAACCTCGGGGACTTCCTCGCGGCCTACCGGGCGAGCCTCGAGGACCCCGAGGGGTTCTGGGGGGGCTTCGCCCGGGGGTTCTACTGGGAAAAGCCCTGGCGGGTGGCCTACGCGCCCGAGGAACGGGCCTGGTTCCAGGGGGGCCTCACCAACGCCGCCCTGAACGCCCTGGACCGCCACCTGCCGGAAAGGGCCCAGCAGGTGGCCCTCCTCACCCTGGACGGGGAGGGGCACCTCAGCAAGTGGACCTACCGGGAGCTCACGGAGCTTTCCTCGAGGCTCGCGGGGGTCCTTAAGGCCCTCGGGGTGGGGCCGGGGGACCGGGTGGCGGTCTACCTCCCCACTGGGCTGGAGGCCGCCCTCACCCTCCTGGCCTGCGCCCGGATCGGGGCGGTGCACGTGGCCCTGCCCCTCGGCCTTGGCCCCGAGGCCCTACGGGAGCGCCTTAAGCAGGTGGGGGCCAAGCTCCTGGTGGCCGCGGACGGCTACTACCGCCGGGGGCGGTTCATCCCCCTGACCCAGGGGGTGGAGGAGGCGGCGGAGGGCCTCCCCATCCTCTGGCATCGCCGGGGCACGAGCGAGTTCCTGGAGCGGGTGAGCGAGGGCAAGCCCCAAGACCCCCTCCCCGTCCCCTCGGACCACCCCCTCTTCCTCCTCCACACCTCGGGCTCCACGGGGAAGCCCAAGGGGGTGGTGCACGGCCACGGGGGGTACATGGTGGGGGTGGCCTGGGCCCTGCGCCACCTCTTTGACCTGAAGCCGGGGGAGGTCTTCCACAGCACCGCGGACCTCTTCTGGATCGTGGGGCACTCCTTCGGCCTCTACGCCCCCCTCTTCCTGGGGGGCACGAGCCTCCTCCTGGAGGACCGGCCCGACCACCCAAGCCCCGCGGCCTTCTACGGAAGGATGGCCGCTCTTGGGGTGGACCTCCTCCTCACCTCCCCCACCCTCCTCCGGGCCCTGAGGCGCCATGGGGAAGCCAGGCCCACGAGGCTAAGGCTCCTGGGAAGCGTGGGGGAGGCCCTGGCCCCCGAGGTCTGGCGCTGGACCCGGGAGCACCTGGCCTGGCCCCTGGACAACTGGTGGCAGACGGAGCTCGGGGCCCCTGCCCTGGCCACACCCCTCGCCCTCCCCGCCAAGCCGGGCTTCGTGGGGGTGCCCCTGCCGGGGGTGGAGGCCCGGGTGGTGGGGCCCAAGGGGGAGGTCCTCCCCCCGGGGGAGAAGGGGCACCTGGTCCTTCTCAGGGCGGGCCCCGCCCAGATGGTGGGCCTCCTCGGGGGGGCCTCCCCCTGGCAGGGGGGGATGTACTGGACGGGGGACCTGGCCGTGATGGACGAGGAGGGGTACTTCCGCATCCTGGGGCGCACGGACGAGGTCATCAAGGTGGGGGAAGCCCGGCTCGGCACCGCGGAGGTGGAGGCCGCCCTCCTCACCCACCCCCAGGTGGCCGAGGCCGCGGCCATCGGCGTGCCGGGGGAGGAGGGGGAGGAGATCGCGGCCTTCGTGGTGCCCCGGAGCAAGGAGCTCCCCGAAGAGCTCAAGCCCCTCCTGGCGGAGAAGCTCAAGGCCCACCTCCTCCGCCACCTGGGGCCTTTGCCCCCGCCCCGCATCTTCTTCGTGGAAACCCTCCCCCGTACCCGGAGCGGCAAGATCCTGAGGCGGGTCCTGAAAGCGGAGCTTCTTGGCCTGAACCCGGGGGACACCTCGGGCCTGGAGGAGGAGTATGGCGGTGGAAAAACTCCTTAA